Below is a window of Sulfitobacter sp. SK012 DNA.
TTCCCCGTCCGTTTAGTCGAATCTGGCCCTGCAGGCGGTGCGGTATTCGCCGCCAACATTGCGGCGCGCTACGGCTTGGACAAAGTGCTGTCTTTTGACATGGGTGGCACAACGGCCAAGATCTGCTTGATTAAAAACAAAACCCCTAAGACCAGCCGCGTATTTGAAGTTGCCCGCACTTACCGGTTCAAAAAAGGGTCCGGCATGCCCATCTCGATCCCTGTGATCGACATGGTCGAGATCGGTGCCGGTGGGGGATCATTGGCCCATGTCGATGCGATGCGCCAAATCCGCGTAGGTCCAGAAAGTGCGGGATCAGAACCGGGCCCTGCGTGCTACGGACGCGGTGGTTCAAATCCTGCAGTCACTGACGCTGACCTGGTTTTGGGGAAGCTCGATCCCGCGAATTTCGCCGGTGGCACTATGACGCTTGATGCAGATGCATCGGCCAAGGCGCTTACAGATGTGTTGGGCGATGTGCTTGATATGGACGCGGCAACCTCTGCCTTTGGTCTGGCCGAAGTCGTGGATGAAAACATGGCTAATGCCGCCCGCGTTCATGCTGTTGAAAACGGCGAGGACCTTTCCGAATATACAATGATCGCCTTTGGCGGGGCGGCCCCCCTGCATGCGGGCCGGTTGTGTGAAAAGCTGGGCGTGGACCGGCTGTTGGTGCCTCAAGGTGCTGGGGTCGGATCTGCCATCGGGTTCTTACGCGCGCCTTTCAGTTTTGAGGCAAACCGGTCGGTTTACATGACCCTCGCTGGCTTTGAGCCCGACAAGATCAAAACGCTTCTTACGGACCTGCAAGCCGAGGCCACAAGTTTTGTGCGCAATTGCGATGCCGTCAGCCCCATCCTGTCTGAGTTCAAAGTCTACATGCGCTATTCCGGCCAAGGCTGGGAAATCCCAATCACCTTGACCCAAGATCAAGCAATGACCCCCGATGCGGTCACGTTTGAGGCCCAGTTTATCGAAGATTACGTCAAGCTATTTGGGCGCGCGGTTGACGGCATGGACATCGAGATTACCGTCTGGTCCGTCAATGCGACGACCCCCCCGGAAACCGTCGCACGGGTTGCCGAAGATACGGGCTCGAGTACCGCGGAAACCGCCGGCGATCGCAGTCTTTTTGATCCCGCCTTCGCCGATTTTGTCAAAGCAAGCGTTGTGCTGCGCGACGACATGGCCATAGGCGCCGCAATAGACGGCCCTTCGGTGATTACCGAAGATGAAACCACAATCATCGTCCCCTCCAGCCGCAATGCCGTTCGACAGCCTGACGGCTGCATCGACGTGCGTTTGAAAGGATAGAACCATGGCCAAGACACATGCCAACGTCGCCTATCAAGTTATGTGGAACCGGTTGATTTCGGTTGTCGAAGAACAAGCCCAAGCTCTTGTTCGCACGGCGTTTTCAACCTCAGTTCGAGAGGCAGGAGATCTGTCCGCTGGCGTCTATGACCTGCAGGGGCAGATGCTTGCACAGGCCGTCACAGGGACCCCTGGACATGTGAATGCCATGGCGGATGCTGTGGCACATTTCATCCGCCGCATCGGGCGCGAGAACATCTTTGAAGGTGACGTTTATATCACCAACGATCCATGGGAGGGCACCGGCCACCTGCACGACATTACGATGGTCAGCCCCTCGTTTCATGGCGGTAAACTGGTTGGGTTTTTTGCCTGCACAGCCCATATCGTGGACATTGGTGGGCGCGGGTTTGGCGCAGATGCGGCAAGCGTTTACGAAGAAGGTCTATATCTCCCGATCATGAAATTCGCCGAACGTGGTGAGGTGGATCAAACGCTGGTGCGCATCGTGCGCGGCAATGTACGTGAACCCGACCAATTGATCGGCGATCTCTATGCCTTGGCGACCTGTAACGAGATTGGCCACCGCCGCCTGATCGACATGATGCAGGAATTCGAGCTGGATGATCTGAGCGGCATCGCGAGCTTTATCCTAGAAAATTCACGTCGCGCGACCCTTGAACGGATCGCCGAACTACCGCGCACGTCTGCGCAGGGCGAACTGACTGTGGATGGGTTCGACAAACCGATCACCCTGAAGGTGAAAGTGACAATCCATGAGGACCGTATTGTATCGGATTTCACTGGGACGTCGGGCCTCGATAAAAAGGGCATCAACTGCCCCTTAGTCTATGCCAAAGCCTACGCATGCTATGCCTTGAAAGTGGCCATCGCGCCCGAAATTCCGAACAATGCGGCATCGCTTGCACCCTTTGAGATCAAAGCGCCCGTCAATTCAATTGTCAACGCGGTGCACCCTGCCCCAGTCGCCTTGCGTCACATCGTGGGTCATTTTGTGCCTGATGCGGTGTTCAACGCATTTGATCAGATCGTCCCCGGATTGGTGCCCGCCGAAGGGGCCGGCTGCTTGTGCAATTTCCAGGTTTCGCTTCGTCCGCGCAGCGATGCGCCCGCCCCGGCAGACGCCCGGCGCTCCGAGGTTTTGACTTTTAACTCCGGCGGCTCAGGCGCGCGGCCCGAACACGACGGGCTGAATGCGACCGCCTTTCCGTCGGGCGTGATGACCATGCCAGTTGAGGCGACAGAACACGCAGGCCCCGTGATCATCTGGCGCAAAGAACTGCGGCCCGATTCTGGCGGGGCAGGCAAGCAGCGCGGTGGATTGGGCCAGTTCATGGAAGTTGGCGCGCGCGAAGGTCACGAGTTTGACATTCAAGCGATGTTTGACCGTGTCGACCACCCCGCCTTGGGACGGCGCGGCGGCGGCCCAGGTGCGCCTACCACAATCGTCCAAGACGACGGATCCAAGATGAACGGCAAAGGCAAACAATTCGTCGGGCATGGCCGTAAAGTGATGATGGCTTTTCCGGGCGGCGCTGGCTACGGCGACCCAAAAAATCGAACCGTGGCATCGGTAAAACGTGACCTCGCACGCGGGTATATCTCAGCGCAGACAGCAGTTAATGACTACGGTTTAAGTGCCGACGATATTGCAATCGTCCAAGCAGCTATCGCTAATGGCGAAGACATTTGATCAAGACACAAACCTCTCATGATCCAAGTTTGCGGCCACGCTGAGACGCCTCTTATGCCACTCGAGAGCATCAGGAAGGTCACCGCAGGTCGTGGTGTTCGGATTTAATATCAAAAGAGATGTTGGTACGGGTGAAGAGCACCCTTACGCCAAAGCGGACCGGAGGCCCACGCAACTGTCTACCGGGTTTGTGGGGTACAAATTGGCACGTGTTGAGCATTGCCCACGTTCGTCAGATTATTCGGCTTTGGCACCTGCGAACCTGCGCGCCACCTCAAGAACCAGACCGAAAGGGCGGCTGACGATCAGCATGAGCACAGCTGTTGTGGCGAGGAGTGTGAGTATTTCATCCTTTGCCGCCCCCGCTATCCAAAGGGTCAGCCCGTAAACAGGGGGTTGGAATGTCAGAAACGCGACGCCATCAATCAGGGATTTACTCCAAGAAACTGTCGGTTTCGTAGTTGAAAAGAACCAATCGCGCCACGCACCATATGGCCGTCCCGTCAGCACCATAATTAGGCGCGTCTTCAGAACCTCAAAGGGTTCCATCCCTGCAATATAGAGCTCGGTCAGAGCGGCCAAAACAGTAAAAAAACCACTGTTGTCAGAGTATCTACAAGGGTCAAACGCATGCGTTTTGACTATCGCCTGAAATCACTGAAGTCGATGGCCGTCTTGTTAGCAAAGCCGCCGTTCGCCGCGCTTTGCTAACAAGCTAATTGAGTAAGACCAATCGAGCTTTGCCTAAAGCGGCAAAACCCTTGTCGCTCGGCCCTTGGTTACCCTTCGGGTGTATGCCAAATCGGGGATGTGTAGGCCCGTTCCTGGGTTATCATTTTGACTTCATCTGGCATCTCGATGCCGAAGCGAACGGCATCATAAGCTGTCCAGCGCGGGGTCGGAATTTCAATTACCCTTGCGTAGTAGAAAGCATTCTCTGACGCATCAAAGTCAGGGTCCGCCCATACTGCACCAAGCTCTGCCCGGCCAATATCGTTCGTCCAAGATGGCACCGAAAGATCCACAGTGTTTCCGACGGGTGGTAACTTTCCATCTGCGCCAGCGGTACGTTCCCCTGCCCAAGCGACATCATAAACCTTTTCCTGCTGGCTCCCATCCGCATCGATCCAACCTTTTACAATTTGCACGCGGTCAAGGTTCGCGCCGATAGGATCGCGTAGCGCATAGACGAGGAATGAAGGGGCCTCACCATCCTGAACGGAAAGATCGCCTCCCATTGGAACGCCCTTGGAATACCCGATGCGTGCCAGATCACGCTCTTGGATGTCATCCGCTGAAAAATTGCCCCCAAAGAACCGCACTGTGATGCGCGGTCCGGTCGTTGCGTACACTTCGCGACGTTCCATTGCGTCAAAGATACCTGCTCGGGTGTTTTCAGTTGCCCAAACGGCGGTTGGGCCCGGCGTGGCATATTGCCAACCCTTATAGCTAATATCTAACTTTTCGTTGCCCTTAGCCACTGTAGTTGCGCGGGTTTCAGAAGGTTCCATCCAGGTGAACGCGCCAAAATAGTTGTTATCATCCTGTGTCGTCAGACCGGTATGAATGTCTGACCCGCCGACAAAGCCCAATTTGAACGGGTTCACGCCTTCGTCTTTTTGAAATTGAAGACCCTTCTTCAAGATCGAGCGCGCGTACTCAAACGGGATCATTTCGGGCGTTTTTGCCTCTGAGACATCAAGGTTTGCCCAATCCCAGCTTTCATAGTTGGCAAATTCGTCGGTCGGTGACAGCAAGGGGTGCGTTTCGCTGTCCCCCTTTGTCTGCCCTATTTCCAAGAGCTTTTCCCAACGCGAACGTGTCACCAGATACTCGCGATCAAATGGTGCGCCATCGTTGAATGTGTCATTTGGCGCAAACATGATACCATTGGACAGGTTCGGGTTATGAGGGATCGCCAAGACATCGCCACCGGTGTCGTCTTCGTAGTTCTGCATCCACTTCCACAGATCGCGCGGATCGGGGCTGCCAAGTGGGGGGGCCATCAAAAAGGGCACAACCTGCAGGGCGCGCTCAGGTCCGTCGCGGAAAATAACGTTGCGGTGCAGATTGTTACCGGCCACCAATGATGTCCATTCGTAGGCGATCATCGCGGTGAACACATGCGGTTCGTTGAACTCTTCCGCTGCCTGAACAATATCACGCCATGTATTGTCATACCCGGGGCTGCCAGGTTGATAGAGCAAAGCTTCGCTCAAAGTGCCCTGACTGAACTGAGCGATCAGATCGATGGACGCCTTCTTGGCCGCGTCCCCGCCCTTGGCAAATTCTTCGTGGAATTTATTGCCCTGTTCATCCGCCATAATGTTCGGCGCACCGCGCATGATATCGGTGATCACGCCCATCCCGTCGGTGTGTTCCGTCAGCATGTAAAAATCAAACGGGCGGGCCATTTTCACAGGTTGCCCAGTGTTGGATCGAACCTGTTCGCCTTGTGCGAACCGATACATGTCTCGCGGCATAAGCGTCGTGCCGCCACCGCCTGCGTCCGCGGACAATGCTGAATGCACGTGGGTGTCCCCAAACAGCGCTTTGTCCGGGAAACCGCGATCAGCATTAGGTGAATATGGCCGGCCTTTGAGAACGCCGGAGGTCAGATCCGCAGTAGAAGCATCTTGTGCGCCTGACATCCCGGCAGGCGCCAAAAGCACGATCCCTAGCAAAATAAATGAATAACGCATTCGGAGAGCTCCAATCAGAATCATTACAATAGCTCGCTCAAAATATTGCCCCCGCACGTAGGTTCGGCAACAAACTGAGAGCAAATATACTTGATCAAAAACTTAGTTGAGAACTTCTTGAGTTGTCAACTTTGGAAGGCCTGTTCTGCAGTAACTGCTTGGAATCACTGTCGAAGTAATACTGCATTTTGCTACCGTTGAGGAACGCTCAAAAAGCTTTTGCAAGGCCTTGGACACAAGCGCAGGTCGTTTGAGTGGAAACAGCAGCAGCGATGGCGATTGGAAGTGAACTGAAGTCACTTTCCCGCGGTCAGCAAATAATTTCCGCAAGCCTTCATTGAACATTTGATTTTGCCGTCAAAACAGGGCTAGTCGTCATCGGCAAACCGGGGGAGACTCGACAATGACCGAACAACAGGGCGACCAGCGCCATTTAGAAACGCTTGACCGAGATTTGGCGCGATATTCCAATCTTGAAATGGCGACCAGTTATGTGTCGCGTCCGATGATTGGTGTCGGCATCTCTCTTGTCTTTGTTTTGCTGGCCGGCATCATTGCGATGCTGTTTTTTGGACACGAAAACAATTCGCTGATCGTGATCATTGCCGCCTGCCTTGGTGCCTATATGGCGTTGAATATTGGCGCGAACGACGTTGCCAACAATATGGGGCCAGCCGTGGGAGCGAATGCGCTCTCAATGGGCGGTGCCATAGCCATCGCAGTAATCTTTGAAAGCGCGGGCGCTCTCCTTGCAGGCGGCGACGTCGTCAAGACAGTTGCCAAAGGTATTATTGCGCCAGAGAGCATGGGAAATTCATCTGTGTTTGTCTGGGCCATGATGGCCGCGCTTTTGTCGGCCTCTCTTTGGGTCAATCTTGCCACCTGGGTTGGTGCTCCCGTATCAACAACGCATTCTGTGGTTGGCGGCGTTATGGGCGCTGGGATCGCAGCGGCAGGGTTTTCTGCGGTGAACTGGGCGACAATGAGTGGCATTGTGGCAAGCTGGGTGATTTCGCCAGTTTTGGGTGGGGTTATCGCGGCCCTGTTTCTCTGGTTGATCAAATCAAGGATTATCTACCGCGACGACAAGATCGCGGCTGCGCGCAAATGGGTGCCGGTTCTTGTAGGCATTATGGCGGGCGTCTTCTCGGCCTATCTTGCTCTTAAGGGACTTAAGAAGATCATCAAGATCGACATGCCGACCGCGTTGCTGATCGGGGCCGCAATCGGCGCTCTGGTCTGGATCGTGATGATCCCCGTTATCCGGAAACAGTCGCAAGGCTTGGAGAACCGCAACAAGTCACTCAAAGTGCTGTTTGGCGTTCCTTTGGTTGTATCCGCGGCACTCCTCAGCTTTGC
It encodes the following:
- a CDS encoding inorganic phosphate transporter; this translates as MTEQQGDQRHLETLDRDLARYSNLEMATSYVSRPMIGVGISLVFVLLAGIIAMLFFGHENNSLIVIIAACLGAYMALNIGANDVANNMGPAVGANALSMGGAIAIAVIFESAGALLAGGDVVKTVAKGIIAPESMGNSSVFVWAMMAALLSASLWVNLATWVGAPVSTTHSVVGGVMGAGIAAAGFSAVNWATMSGIVASWVISPVLGGVIAALFLWLIKSRIIYRDDKIAAARKWVPVLVGIMAGVFSAYLALKGLKKIIKIDMPTALLIGAAIGALVWIVMIPVIRKQSQGLENRNKSLKVLFGVPLVVSAALLSFAHGANDVANAVGPLAAIVQASQSGNFTDAIGIPIWVMVIGAFGISFGLFLFGPKLIRMVGGQITKLNPMRAYCVALSAAITVIVASWLGLPVSSTHIAVGAVFGVGFFREWDAERRIRNARLAMPDRTAFAPEERRRRKLVRRSHFMTIIAAWIITVPAAAILSAVIFYLISSVTA
- a CDS encoding DUF3604 domain-containing protein, yielding MRYSFILLGIVLLAPAGMSGAQDASTADLTSGVLKGRPYSPNADRGFPDKALFGDTHVHSALSADAGGGGTTLMPRDMYRFAQGEQVRSNTGQPVKMARPFDFYMLTEHTDGMGVITDIMRGAPNIMADEQGNKFHEEFAKGGDAAKKASIDLIAQFSQGTLSEALLYQPGSPGYDNTWRDIVQAAEEFNEPHVFTAMIAYEWTSLVAGNNLHRNVIFRDGPERALQVVPFLMAPPLGSPDPRDLWKWMQNYEDDTGGDVLAIPHNPNLSNGIMFAPNDTFNDGAPFDREYLVTRSRWEKLLEIGQTKGDSETHPLLSPTDEFANYESWDWANLDVSEAKTPEMIPFEYARSILKKGLQFQKDEGVNPFKLGFVGGSDIHTGLTTQDDNNYFGAFTWMEPSETRATTVAKGNEKLDISYKGWQYATPGPTAVWATENTRAGIFDAMERREVYATTGPRITVRFFGGNFSADDIQERDLARIGYSKGVPMGGDLSVQDGEAPSFLVYALRDPIGANLDRVQIVKGWIDADGSQQEKVYDVAWAGERTAGADGKLPPVGNTVDLSVPSWTNDIGRAELGAVWADPDFDASENAFYYARVIEIPTPRWTAYDAVRFGIEMPDEVKMITQERAYTSPIWHTPEG
- a CDS encoding hydantoinase/oxoprolinase family protein, with amino-acid sequence MAEQSVRLGVDIGGTFTDVVVEVGAMSFSTKVLTTYVAPENAIIDGMRQVCDKAGITPSKIDQIFHGTTLATNALIERRGAKTALITTEGFRDVIEMRTESRFEQYDLNLSLPEPLLPRQMRYTVPGRMDASGNELLPLTRADIEPIVEKIAAAGYESVAVGLIHSYLNDAHEKLVGDVLADMMPDAMVSLSCEVSPQMREYERFNTVVANAYIKPMMKSYLGRLEGRLRETGVRCKIFLMHSGGGILSIENAAEFPVRLVESGPAGGAVFAANIAARYGLDKVLSFDMGGTTAKICLIKNKTPKTSRVFEVARTYRFKKGSGMPISIPVIDMVEIGAGGGSLAHVDAMRQIRVGPESAGSEPGPACYGRGGSNPAVTDADLVLGKLDPANFAGGTMTLDADASAKALTDVLGDVLDMDAATSAFGLAEVVDENMANAARVHAVENGEDLSEYTMIAFGGAAPLHAGRLCEKLGVDRLLVPQGAGVGSAIGFLRAPFSFEANRSVYMTLAGFEPDKIKTLLTDLQAEATSFVRNCDAVSPILSEFKVYMRYSGQGWEIPITLTQDQAMTPDAVTFEAQFIEDYVKLFGRAVDGMDIEITVWSVNATTPPETVARVAEDTGSSTAETAGDRSLFDPAFADFVKASVVLRDDMAIGAAIDGPSVITEDETTIIVPSSRNAVRQPDGCIDVRLKG
- the alaE gene encoding L-alanine exporter AlaE encodes the protein MAALTELYIAGMEPFEVLKTRLIMVLTGRPYGAWRDWFFSTTKPTVSWSKSLIDGVAFLTFQPPVYGLTLWIAGAAKDEILTLLATTAVLMLIVSRPFGLVLEVARRFAGAKAE
- a CDS encoding hydantoinase B/oxoprolinase family protein; this encodes MAKTHANVAYQVMWNRLISVVEEQAQALVRTAFSTSVREAGDLSAGVYDLQGQMLAQAVTGTPGHVNAMADAVAHFIRRIGRENIFEGDVYITNDPWEGTGHLHDITMVSPSFHGGKLVGFFACTAHIVDIGGRGFGADAASVYEEGLYLPIMKFAERGEVDQTLVRIVRGNVREPDQLIGDLYALATCNEIGHRRLIDMMQEFELDDLSGIASFILENSRRATLERIAELPRTSAQGELTVDGFDKPITLKVKVTIHEDRIVSDFTGTSGLDKKGINCPLVYAKAYACYALKVAIAPEIPNNAASLAPFEIKAPVNSIVNAVHPAPVALRHIVGHFVPDAVFNAFDQIVPGLVPAEGAGCLCNFQVSLRPRSDAPAPADARRSEVLTFNSGGSGARPEHDGLNATAFPSGVMTMPVEATEHAGPVIIWRKELRPDSGGAGKQRGGLGQFMEVGAREGHEFDIQAMFDRVDHPALGRRGGGPGAPTTIVQDDGSKMNGKGKQFVGHGRKVMMAFPGGAGYGDPKNRTVASVKRDLARGYISAQTAVNDYGLSADDIAIVQAAIANGEDI